CGTGCGCCTGTCGCGTGTGTCGAGCTGAACCGCAACAATCTCGCCCGCCTTGAGCATGGGCAACAAATGGTGTTGCCGCACCAGATCACAAAATGGGCACCCGGGCAAGGTGGTCATCACCACCAAGGGCTCACCCTTGGACGCCGCCATCTGGGCAGCAGCGCGCAGCGAAGTCGGGGTAGGCAGCGCCAAGGAGGGCCGGGCGGCGGCCGGGGCAACAGAGGTCATGGTGGGAATGCCGATGGGGCGATCAAACAGGGGTGAATGTC
This region of Hydrogenophaga crassostreae genomic DNA includes:
- a CDS encoding thioredoxin family protein; amino-acid sequence: MTSVAPAAARPSLALPTPTSLRAAAQMAASKGEPLVVMTTLPGCPFCDLVRQHHLLPMLKAGEIVAVQLDTRDRRTLLQGFKGETSSPAEQVAAWKAKFAPTVLFFGSRGEELAERLQGVAVPDFYGEYLDARLTEARSKLRR